A genomic window from Methylorubrum extorquens includes:
- a CDS encoding asparaginase, producing the protein MPLPRILLLSLGGTITMTRSPEGGIVPTLTAADLADSVPGLAAVASIETLSPLRRPSAGLTLDDLIGVARTLNQRLAGDLDGAVVIQGTDTIEETAFVLDSLVVGDKPVVVTGAMRGPESAGADGPGNLLAATLVAGSATARSMGVLAVLNDEIHAARLVQKAHTALPSAFRSPLAGPVGLVIEGEARIFVSPRRGPIVDGPLAPEPAPVALLTMGIGDDGRLLAALPDLGFAGVVIEGMGAGHVPEALAEIVSALVPRIPVVLASRTETGPVFSRTYGYPGGEIDLLARGARSAGILSGVKARLMLQLLLRAGVDRVAYAPYFADP; encoded by the coding sequence ATGCCCCTCCCCCGCATCCTCCTCCTGTCCCTCGGCGGGACGATCACCATGACCCGGAGCCCTGAGGGCGGGATCGTGCCGACGCTGACGGCTGCCGATCTCGCAGACTCGGTGCCGGGGCTCGCGGCGGTCGCATCCATCGAGACGCTCTCGCCCCTGCGCCGGCCGAGCGCGGGGCTCACCCTCGACGACTTGATCGGCGTGGCGCGCACACTCAACCAGCGCTTGGCGGGCGACCTCGACGGCGCGGTGGTGATCCAGGGCACCGACACGATCGAGGAGACGGCCTTCGTCCTCGACAGCTTGGTCGTTGGCGACAAGCCCGTCGTCGTCACAGGGGCGATGCGCGGGCCGGAAAGTGCGGGGGCCGACGGGCCCGGCAACCTGCTGGCCGCGACCCTCGTCGCGGGAAGCGCGACGGCGCGGAGCATGGGCGTGCTCGCCGTCCTCAACGACGAGATCCACGCCGCCCGGCTCGTGCAGAAGGCCCACACCGCCCTGCCTTCGGCGTTCCGCTCACCGCTCGCCGGCCCAGTCGGGCTCGTGATCGAGGGCGAGGCCCGGATTTTCGTATCGCCGCGCCGGGGCCCCATCGTCGACGGCCCCCTCGCACCGGAGCCGGCCCCGGTGGCGCTCCTGACGATGGGGATCGGCGACGACGGACGGCTGCTCGCCGCCCTGCCCGATCTCGGCTTCGCGGGCGTCGTGATCGAGGGGATGGGCGCGGGCCACGTGCCGGAGGCGCTGGCGGAGATCGTCTCGGCCCTCGTCCCGCGGATTCCGGTGGTGCTCGCCTCCCGCACCGAGACCGGTCCTGTGTTCTCGCGCACATACGGGTATCCCGGCGGCGAGATCGATCTGCTGGCCCGCGGCGCGCGCTCGGCCGGCATCCTGTCGGGCGTGAAGGCGCGGCTGATGCTCCAACTT